In Acidobacteriota bacterium, a single genomic region encodes these proteins:
- a CDS encoding ABC transporter permease — MKKASSHPLAFRIGRAFLALVAPLVPLIERRVWREEWESELWHGLRKRPSRTSAPRVWPYLRGCWKDALEVRRIERRRAAHRQGRPRGWPGRVVSAAMKGFPMMINELRLAARSLLKAPALAAAAILTLALGIGANTAIFSVIHGLLLRPLGYPGAERMVVVSTYNLERGLGPMSVAGPRLAHLMEGTRSLQAVSGYQPDELDLTGLGEARQVQAARLLSNMTALLDLRPQAGRTLTPSDFQPEAPAVVLLTDAFWRSHFGASPQAVGSTIRLNGREHTIAGVLRPEFELPHPAALVLPLRFNLSQLGQGEHTNFYVTMGRLQADASLAMLDEELRAFDAAEVERQGRDFGFTLQAQELRSYVVGSTRDSLLVLWAAVGLVLLIACANVTNLLLARSARRRRESTVRAALGAGRWTLMRQYLSESLVLALIGSAAGVALALLLVALLKTFSPRLPYMEHVGLNLQVLLFTLALTVLSALLAGLIPAWKASRPSGSLSPNARQEFLSQRSGRLPALLNAVQVAVAVTLLVGAGLLLRSFWQLTSVDPGFRSRSALAAGIALPSYRFPEPARRFQLMEQIVRRLQDHPGVRSAAAAQLLPMVGGWSKMLLRDEETPEHVGELTVSAQAATPGYFRTMGIGLRGRDFQWNDRADSREVVIVNQRFAEIYWPGEDPVGKVLPRSQSEIEVIGVADDVRFYGLDNEVEPTWYFPLLQSDRAPSYFRLVILPEQGSSVGAADLRAAVASLAQDVPVDVIGTMTSVIRRTVSRPRFNALLLASFALTAALLAAIGIYGVLSHSVTSRQAEIGVRMALGANTPRILRQVIGQGMAPVLLGLAAGIAAALAIGGVLAGQLFGVRPQDPATLTVIPILLAVVALAACYLPARRASRIDPARSLRAS; from the coding sequence ATGAAAAAGGCATCGTCACATCCGCTGGCCTTTCGAATAGGCCGGGCTTTCCTGGCCCTGGTGGCGCCTCTGGTGCCGCTCATCGAACGGCGCGTCTGGCGGGAAGAGTGGGAGAGCGAACTGTGGCACGGACTGCGCAAGCGCCCCTCCCGAACCTCCGCTCCCCGCGTCTGGCCTTACCTGCGCGGCTGCTGGAAAGATGCCTTGGAAGTGCGCCGCATCGAGCGGCGCCGCGCCGCCCACCGCCAGGGGCGCCCGCGGGGATGGCCCGGACGGGTCGTCTCCGCCGCCATGAAAGGTTTTCCCATGATGATCAACGAGCTTCGCTTGGCCGCCCGGTCGCTGCTCAAGGCGCCTGCCCTGGCCGCTGCCGCCATACTCACCCTGGCTCTGGGCATCGGGGCCAACACCGCCATCTTCTCCGTCATCCACGGGCTTCTGCTGCGTCCTCTGGGCTATCCTGGAGCCGAGCGCATGGTGGTCGTCTCGACCTACAATCTCGAGCGTGGATTGGGCCCCATGTCGGTGGCCGGCCCTCGGCTGGCCCACTTGATGGAAGGAACGCGCAGCTTGCAGGCAGTCTCCGGCTATCAGCCCGACGAGCTCGATCTGACGGGGCTGGGCGAGGCCCGCCAGGTCCAGGCCGCCAGGCTTCTTTCCAACATGACCGCCCTGCTCGACTTGCGTCCCCAGGCCGGACGCACCTTGACCCCGTCCGACTTTCAGCCCGAGGCACCTGCGGTAGTGCTGCTCACCGACGCCTTTTGGCGCAGCCACTTCGGCGCCTCTCCTCAGGCGGTCGGCAGCACCATCCGCCTCAACGGGCGGGAGCATACGATTGCGGGGGTGCTCAGGCCCGAGTTCGAATTGCCCCATCCGGCCGCGCTGGTCTTGCCGCTGCGCTTCAACCTGAGCCAGTTGGGGCAGGGTGAGCACACCAACTTTTACGTCACCATGGGACGTCTGCAGGCGGACGCCTCCCTGGCCATGCTGGACGAAGAGCTGCGGGCCTTCGACGCCGCCGAGGTGGAGAGGCAAGGACGCGACTTCGGCTTTACGCTGCAGGCCCAGGAGCTGCGCAGCTACGTTGTGGGTTCGACCCGCGATTCGCTGCTGGTGCTGTGGGCCGCCGTAGGACTGGTCTTGCTCATCGCCTGCGCCAACGTGACCAATCTTCTTCTGGCCCGCTCGGCCCGCCGCCGCCGCGAGTCGACGGTGAGGGCGGCGCTGGGCGCCGGACGTTGGACCCTGATGCGCCAGTACCTGAGCGAAAGCCTGGTTCTGGCCCTGATCGGCAGCGCGGCGGGAGTGGCCCTGGCCCTATTGCTGGTGGCTCTGCTCAAAACCTTCAGTCCCCGCTTGCCCTACATGGAACACGTGGGCCTCAACCTCCAGGTGCTGCTCTTCACTTTGGCACTCACAGTGCTTTCGGCTTTGTTGGCCGGGCTGATACCGGCCTGGAAGGCCTCGCGGCCCAGCGGCTCGCTTTCACCCAACGCGCGTCAGGAGTTTCTCTCCCAACGCAGCGGACGGCTGCCCGCTCTGCTCAACGCCGTGCAGGTGGCGGTGGCCGTCACCCTGCTGGTGGGCGCCGGACTGCTCTTGCGCAGCTTTTGGCAATTGACCTCCGTCGACCCCGGATTCCGCTCCCGCTCGGCCCTGGCCGCCGGCATCGCATTGCCCTCCTACCGCTTCCCCGAGCCGGCCCGGCGCTTTCAACTCATGGAACAGATCGTGCGGCGCCTGCAGGACCATCCCGGCGTGCGTTCGGCTGCGGCCGCCCAGTTGCTGCCCATGGTGGGAGGCTGGTCGAAGATGCTGCTGCGGGATGAGGAAACGCCCGAGCACGTGGGCGAACTCACCGTCAGCGCCCAGGCCGCCACTCCCGGCTACTTCAGGACCATGGGCATCGGGCTGAGAGGACGCGACTTCCAATGGAATGATCGGGCCGACAGCCGCGAGGTGGTGATCGTGAATCAGCGCTTTGCCGAGATTTACTGGCCTGGCGAGGACCCGGTGGGGAAGGTGCTTCCCCGCTCCCAAAGCGAGATCGAGGTCATCGGGGTGGCTGATGACGTGCGCTTTTACGGGCTCGACAACGAGGTCGAGCCCACCTGGTATTTTCCTCTCCTGCAGAGCGACCGGGCGCCCTCTTATTTCCGCCTCGTCATCCTGCCCGAGCAGGGCAGCAGCGTGGGGGCGGCCGACCTGCGGGCGGCGGTGGCGTCTCTGGCCCAGGACGTACCCGTCGATGTCATCGGCACCATGACCTCGGTCATCCGGCGTACCGTTTCCCGTCCCCGCTTCAACGCCTTGCTGCTGGCCTCTTTTGCGCTCACGGCGGCGCTTTTGGCGGCTATCGGCATTTACGGCGTGCTCTCCCATTCGGTGACCTCCCGCCAGGCCGAGATCGGAGTCCGCATGGCGCTGGGGGCTAACACGCCGCGCATCCTGCGTCAGGTCATCGGACAGGGCATGGCGCCGGTTCTGCTGGGCCTGGCGGCGGGCATCGCGGCGGCATTGGCTATCGGCGGAGTGTTGGCGGGCCAGCTTTTCGGCGTCCGGCCCCAGGACCCGGCCACTCTGACCGTCATACCCATCCTGCTGGCCGTGGTGGCCCTGGCGGCTTGTTATCTTCCCGCCCGCCGGGCATCCCGCATCGATCCCGCCCGGTCTCTGAGAGCCTCCTGA